A window of Ictidomys tridecemlineatus isolate mIctTri1 chromosome 1, mIctTri1.hap1, whole genome shotgun sequence contains these coding sequences:
- the Znf248 gene encoding zinc finger protein 248: MNKSQEQVSFKDVCVDFTKEEWSLLGPAQKILYRDVILENYSNLVSVGYCVTKPEVIFKIEQGEEPWILEKEFPSQCHSERKWKFDVLLENSQENQDEYFWQFMFTNNKTQSVESDSKVRKTCNEDTDPISLRNFHFKICDSCEMSLKNISGLITSKKSYSRKKPDEFNVCEKLLLDRHEKISVGEKSYKCDQKRNVLSHRQDLTQPIFNQPFEYSENEQGFNEEATFFINQRSQIGETLCKYTECRRNFIDGLKLNVSQRTHLEMEPHECSICGKSFYMDLRFGHQRVLSGNIPYEYNEYGEVFCDNSAFIIHQGYTRKIPQEYKVSNKTWEKSTLFKHQIVHMGEKPYEYHENGNNFSKKSHITQSRRAHSGEKTFECGECGKTFWEKSNLTQHQRTHTGEKPYECTECGKAFCQKPHLTNHQRTHTGEKPYECKQCGKTFCVKSNLTEHQRTHTGEKPYECSACGKSFCHRSALTVHQRTHTGEKPFICNECGKSFCVKSNLIVHQRTHTGEKPYKCNECGKTFCEKSALTKHQRTHTGEKPYECTACGKTFSQRSVLTKHQRIHTRVKALSTS; the protein is encoded by the exons GAGCAAGTGTCATTCAAGGATGTGTGTGTGGACTTTACCAAGGAAGAATGGAGTCTGTTGGGTCCTGCTCAGAAGATACTATACAGAGATGTGATCCTGGAAAATTACAGTAACCTTGTCTCAGTTG GGTATTGCGTTACTAAGCCAGAAGTGATCTTCAAAATAGAGCAAGGAGAAGAGCCCTGGATATTAGAGAAGGAATTCCCAAGCCAGTGCCACTCAG aaagaaaatggaaatttgatGTCCTATTAGAGAACAGCCAGGAAAATCAAGATGAATACTTTTGGCAGTTCATGTTCACCAACAATAAAACACAAAGTGTAGAAAGTGACAGTAAAGTTAGGAAAACTTGCAATGAGGACACAGACCccatttctttaagaaattttcatttcaaaatatgcGACTCATGTGAAAtgagtttgaaaaatatttcaggtTTAATTACTAGTAAAAAGAGCTATTCTAGAAAGAAGCCTGATGAGTTTAATGTATGTGAAAAATTACTCCTTGATAGGCATGAGAAAATTTCTGTTGGAGAGAAATCTTATAAATGTGATCAAAAAAGGAATGTTCTCAGTCATCGCCAGGATCTTACTCAGCCAATTTTTAATCAGCCTTTTGAGTATAGTGAAAATGAACAAGGCTTTAATGAAGAAGCAACCTTTTTCATAAATCAGAGGTCTCAGATAGGGGAGACACTCTGTAAATACACTGAATGTAGAAGAAACTTCATTGATGGTTTAAAGCTTAATGTATCTCAGAGAACTCATTTGGAAATGGAGCCACATGAATGCAGTATCTGTGGGAAGTCCTTTTATATGGATTTACGATTTGGACATCAAAGAGTTCTTTCAGGAAACATTCCTTATGAATATAATGAGTATGGGGAAGTCTTCTGTGACAATTCAGCATTCATTATTCATCAGGGATACACACGAAAGATTCCTCAAGAATACAAAGTGAGTAACAAAACTTGGGAAAAGTCAACCCTCTTTAAACATCAGATAGTACATATGGGAGAAAAACCCTATGAGTACCATGAAAATGGGAATAATTTCAGCAAAAAATCTCATATTACCCAGTCTCGGAGAGCTCATTCTGGAGAAAAAACCTTTGAATGTGGTGAATGTGGCAAAACTTTCTGGGAGAAGTCAAACCTCACTCAACATCAGAGAacacacacaggagagaagccctatgaatgtactGAGTGTGGGAAAGCTTTTTGCCAGAAACCACATCTTACCAACCACCAGCGAACACATACAGGAgaaaaaccctatgaatgtaaacaatgtgggaaaaCATTCTGCGTGAAGTCAAACCTCACTGAACATCAGAGAACACACACAGGggaaaagccctatgaatgtagtGCATGTGGAAAATCCTTCTGCCACAGGTCAGCCCTAACTGTCCATCAGAGAacacacacaggagagaaaccttTTATATGTAATGAATGTGGAAAGTCCTTCTGTGTGAAGTCAAACCTCATTGTACATCAAAGAACTCACACTGGGGAGAAACCCTataaatgtaatgaatgtgggaaAACCTTCTGTGAAAAATCAGCTCTGACTAAACATCAGAGAACTCACAcaggggagaagccctatgagtgtaCTGCATGTGGGAAGACCTTTAGTCAAAGATCAGTACTCACTAAACATCAGAGGATTCACACAAGAGTGAAAGCTCTTTCAACATCTTAA